A stretch of Castanea sativa cultivar Marrone di Chiusa Pesio chromosome 2, ASM4071231v1 DNA encodes these proteins:
- the LOC142625617 gene encoding putative prolyl 4-hydroxylase 10: MAKPRYSRLPGRKPSSSSPSSTMMLTMLIMCTFVILILLALGILSIPSASDSPKANDLSSIVHNTVHDVVEESRPEQWVEVISWEPRAFVYHNFLTKEECEYLISLAKPNMQKSTVVDSATGKSKDSRVRTSSGTFLPRGRDKIIRNIEKKIADFTFLPMDHGEGVQVLHYEVGQKYEPHFDYFLDEFNTKNGGQRMATVLMYLSDVEEGGETVFPSAKGNIRAVPWWNELSDCGKEGLSVKPKMGDALLFWSMKPDATLDPSSLHGGCPVIKGNKWSATKWVRVNEYKI, translated from the exons ATGGCGAAGCCGAGGTACTCGCGGCTACCGGGTCGGAAACCGTCGTCGTCGTCGCCGTCGTCGACGATGATGCTGACCATGCTCATCATGTGCACCTTCGTCATTCTCATTCTCCTTGCCCTAGGGATCCTCTCGATTCCGAGCGCTTCCGATTCGCCTAAGGCCAACGATCTCAGCTCCATTGTACACAACACCGTCCACGA TGTTGTAGAGGAATCGAGACCAGAACAGTGGGTTGAAGTGATCTCTTGGGAGCCTAGAGCATTTGTTTACCACAATTTCTTG ACCAAGGAGGAATGTGAATATCTAATCAGTCTTGCGAAGCCTAACATGCAAAAGTCAACAGTTGTGGATAGTGCAACTGGAAAGAGTAAAGATAGCAG GGTTCGTACAAGCTCTGGAACATTTCTGCCAAGAGGACGTGATAAGATTATTAGGAACATTGAGAAAAAGATTGCTGATTTCACCTTTTTACCTATGG ATCACGGGGAAGGAGTTCAAGTGCTCCACTACGAAGTTGGACAAAAATATGAGCCTCACTTTGACTACTTCCTTGATGAGTTCAACACTAAAAATGGGGGTCAGCGTATGGCTACAGTTCTTATGTATCT CTCAGATGTTGAAGAAGGGGGTGAGACAGTGTTTCCTTCGGCCAAGGGGAATATTAGAGCGGTGCCTTGGTGGAATGAGCTATCTGATTGCGGAAAAGAAGGACTTTCTGTTAAACCAAAGATGGGTGATGCTTTACTTTTCTGGAGCATGAAGCCTGATGCTACTCTAGATccatcaagtttgcacg GTGGTTGCCCTGTGATCAAGGGGAACAAGTGGTCAGCTACAAAATGGGTGCGTGTAAATGAGTACAAGATTTGA